In Drosophila yakuba strain Tai18E2 chromosome X, Prin_Dyak_Tai18E2_2.1, whole genome shotgun sequence, a single genomic region encodes these proteins:
- the LOC6525932 gene encoding ADP-ribosylation factor-binding protein GGA2, translating into MTTDESIMEEMLERATNPAQKIDELGVQMFCIVVKSNAQLVHKAQEMIVAKVRSTNVTEATRAISLLEECMTQCGDDFQDEASKFRFLNELIRLVSKKYKGAETPHEVKQRIMECLLLWTTEFPQRQKIRDAYDMLRKEGDIEHSVTEAAVAKRESVLGTIDEAMFAKLIKSNNPENFKRANLLLQYRMAQEARRNDLLAQHRLVLCEVQETMQLLNQMLDTYDPSNEDVNETLHELYKSCKKHKPIFQHLPQLLDDSDAQLVADTLDANGALLATMQRYKHLVPSPTNITAPAVPTSALTSASSAKPASSLATATSTSSNNAQLLNELLGDLLISGSNEAATSATASQPNTASSSSDAAATASNPLADLSDIFSSALAESEAKQNQPFQNATILLEPQVISQATANEALANGNEGSASKVPETIRKMPQIDMLSEELFQQILPTQDRMLSFKRDPEKITLNDLARERMHVKAPEEQPTANDPASASASAPAPADAIDDVPLLSDDVEKKDEAVVAPVTVVPPAKPLSEINVELDNIQATGEQRIVLDDDDMQLSLNFTSDRPGHRVSVIVISAQNKSRQPVHDFQFEASVKKPCKVRLLPPTDSQMPPHKPFRPATPINQVMLLLNPTGKAVDVTCIVGYKLGDDPDPFKESIVAKGIDYVD; encoded by the exons ATGACAACCGACGAGAGCATAATGGAGGAGATGCTGG AGAGAGCAACAAATCCGGCACAGAAAATCGACGAACTGGGCGTGCAAATGTTCTGCATTGTGGTCAAAAGTAACGCCCAATTGGTCCACAAGGCGCAGGAGATGATTGTGGCCAAGGTGCGCTCCACAAACGTGACGGAAGCAACGCGTGCGATTTCG CTGCTGGAAGAATGCATGACGCAGTGCGGCGACGACTTCCAGGACGAGGCGTCAAAATTCCGCTTCCTCAACGAACTGATACGCCTGGTGTCGAAGAAGTACAAGGGCGCCGAGACGCCGCACGAGGTGAAGCAGCGGATCATGGAGTGCCTCCTCCTGTGGACAACGGAGTTCCCGCAGCGCCAGAAGATACGCGATGCCTACGACATGCTGCGCAAGGAGGGGGACATCGAGCACAGCGTCacggaggcggcggtggccaAACGGGAGAGTGTCCTGGGCACCATTGACGAGGCCATGTTCGCCAAGCTGATCAAGAGCAATAATCCCGAGAACTTCAAGCGGGCCAATCTTCTGCTGCAGTATCGGATGGCGCAGGAGGCGCGTCGCAACGATCTGCTGGCCCAGCATCGTTTGGTGCTTTGCGAGGTGCAGGAGACGATGCAGTTGCTCAATCAGATGCTGGACACCTACGATCCCTCCAACGAGGACGTCAACGAAACGCTGCACGAGCTGTACAAGAGCTGCAAGAAGCACAAGCCCATCTTCCAGCATCTGCCGCAGCTGCTGGACGACTCGGATGCGCAGCTCGTAG CTGACACTCTGGATGCCAATGGCGCTCTACTAGCCACCATGCAGCGCTACAAGCATCTAGTGCCTTCGCCCACAAATATTACCGCTCCTGCCGTGCCCACGAGTGCTCTAACATCCGCTAGCTCTGCGAAGCCCGCGTCCAGCTTGGCCACAGCGACCAGCACTAGCTCCAACAACGCCCAGTTGCTGAACGAACTGCTTGGGGATCTGCTGATTAGTGGAAGCAACGAAGCAGCTACTTCAGCCACCGCAAGTCAACCGAATACCGCCAGCAGTAGTTCCGATGCCGCGGCCACCGCGTCGAATCCGCTGGCCGATTTAAGTGACATCTTTAGCAGCGCTCTGGCCGAAAGCGAAGCGAAGCAGAACCAACCATTCCAGAATGCCACCATTCTGCTGGAGCCGCAGGTCATTAGTCAGGCCACCGCAAACGAGGCTCTGGCCAATGGCAACGAAGGCAGCGCTAGCAAAGTGCCGGAAACAATCAGAAAGATGCCGCAAATCGATATGCTCAGCGAGGAGCTATTCCAGCAGATCCTACCCACCCAGGATCGGATGCTCAGCTTTAAGCGGGATCCCGAGAAGATCACGCTTAACGACTTAGCTCGCGAACGAATGCATGTAAAGGCGCCAGAGGAGCAACCGACTGCTAATGATCCAGCTTCCGCatctgcttctgctcctgctcctgctgatgcCATAGACGATGTTCCTTTACTCAGCGATGATGTGGAAAAGAAGGATGAAGCCGTGGTGGCTCCAGTGACAGTTGTACCGCCGGCCAAGCCGCTAAGCGAAATCAACGTGGAACTGGACAACATACAGGCCACCGGAGAGCAGCGCATCGTTctcgacgacgacgacatgCAGCTTAGTCTGAACTTCACCAGCGATCGGCCCGGCCATCGTGTGTCGGTGATTGTGATATCGGCTCAGAACAAGAGTCGCCAGCCAGTGCACGACTTTCAGTTTGAGGCCAGCGTGAAGAAG CCATGCAAGGTGCGCCTGCTGCCGCCGACGGACAGCCAGATGCCGCCCCACAAGCCCTTCCGCCCGGCGACGCCCATCAACCAGGTGATGCTACTCCTGAATCCGACGGGCAAGGCCGTGGACGTGACCTGCATCGTGGGCTACAAGCTGGGCGACGATCCGGATCCATTCAAGGAATCGATTGTGGCCAAAGGCATCGACTATGTGGACTAG